GATACATGAACAGGTTCCAGTGTCCTTTCTGCCCTTTCTTGACGATGCACCGCCGAAGCATTTCCCGTCACATTGAGAACATCCACCTGTCTGGGAAGACGGCTGTGTACAAGTGTGATGAGTGCCCCTTCACCTGCAAGAGTTCCCTGAAGCTCGGTGCCCACAAGCAGTGTCACACGGGAACAGCATCCGACTGGGACACCATGAACTCCCAGGCTGAGAGCATTGCCTCGTCCCTGAATGACAGCACGGTGTCTTACGAGAGTGGGAATATCAACGGTAGGAAGTCAGCTGGGATGATGGAACCCGTGCAGCCCCAGCCGCCGCAGCCGCAACCACAgcagccgcagcagcagcagcaacaatcACCCCAGCCCCATTCACAGCATCCATACAAGTGCACATTGTGCAACTATTCCACCACTACTTTGAAAGGCCTCAGAGTTCATCAGCAGCACAAGCATTCATTCTGTGACAACTTGCCAAAATATGATGGGCCACCATCAAACGCACCACAGGAGAGCGAGGCAGATGCTCACCCCTCTGCCAGCACTGTGAAGAAGAGCCAAACCTCCATCCTTGGGCTCTCATCTAAAAATAACTTTGTTGCAAAAGCCCCTAGGAAGGTCTCAAATGACTTCCCTTTAGATCTCTCTCCCGTGAAAAAGAGAACTAGAATTGACGAAATAGCGAGCAACCTGCAGAGCAAGAtcagccaaaacaaacagcaggaGGATGCTGTGATTAACGTAGAGgatgatgaggaagaggaggaggataatGAGGTGGAGATAGAGGTGGAGTTAGACAGAGAGGAAGAACAATCAGAACCAATGATAGAGGTTTCCAGTTCTTACGCACCCCAGCAAATGTGGGGCAGAGAGGCTAATGATTCCCAGAAGGAGACGAGCTTCAGGAGCATGCAGCACGACTACAATTCCACCAACGGGGCAGAGATTGAGCTCACTTTgtctgaggatgaggaggactaCTACTCTGCTGTCAGCATGAAGGACCATCAGAGCCCTAATGCCTCTGTTCTGGGCAGCCAGTCCAACATATATGGTACTGACCAGAACAACGAGAATTCGGAGTTCACTGACTCTGGCAGGCTTTACTATTGTAAACACTGTGATTTCAGCAACAAATCTGCCAGGAGTGTCAGCACCCACTACCAGCGAATGCATCCCTACATTAAATTCAGCTTCAGGTACATCCTGGATCCCAATGATCACAGTGCAGTGTACCGGTGTCTCGAGTGTTACATTGACTACACAAATTTTGAAGACCTGCAGCAGCATTATGGAGAGCATCATCCTGAAGCTATGAATGTACTGAACTTTGATCATTCTGATCTGATCTACCGCTGTCGCTTCTGCTCTTACACAAGCCCAAATGTTAGAAGCTTGATGCCACATTACCAAAGAATGCATCCCACAGTGAAAATTAACAATGCAATGATATTTTCAAGCTATGTTGTTGAGCAGCAAGAAGGGCTGAACACCGAGTCTCAGACACTGAGAGAGATCTTGAATTCTGCTCCAAAAACTATGGCAACCTCCACCCCCGTGGCTCGCGGGACTGGTGTGCCAGCTGGTTTTAACAAAAGTGCCACCAAGAGTTTCAGTCCTGAATGTGAAAATCAGAAGGAACCTTCAGTCAACACTGTGGTTGTGTATGACTGTGATGTGTGTTCATTTGCAAGCCCTAACATGCATTCAGTTTTGGTGCACTACCAGAAGAAGCACCCCGAAGAAAAGGCCTCATATTTCAGAATCCAGAAGACCATGCGTGTCGTCTCGGTTGACAGGGGCTCTGCCCTTGCCCAAATGTCGTTTGAGCTGGGTGCTCCCATCTCCCCAAAACTCTCCAACTTGGCTTCTCAGCCTCCACCTCCCCCACCACCGCCCCCAGACCTCTCTACTGAGCTCTACTACTGCAAACACTGTTCCTACAGCAACCGCTCCGTTGTGGGCGTGCTTGTCCACTACCAGAAGAGGCACCCGGAGATCAAGGTCACAGCCAAGTACATCCGGCAGGCCCCACCGACCGCAGCCATGATGCGGGCAGGGGAGCTGCCGCCCGGCATCCAGAGGCCACCCATGTCCATGCAGCAGCTGGGCCGCGGTGGGTCCGAGAGCTCCGTGAACCCTCCAGAGAACGAAATGTTCTTCTGCCAGCACTGTGACTACGGGAACCGGACCGTGAAGGGCGTGCTCATCCACTACCAGAAGAAGCACCGCGACTTCAAAGCCAACGCGGATGTGATCAGGCAGCACACGGCCACCATCAGGAGCCTTTGTGACCGTGGCCAGAAGAAATCAGCTGGCAGCCTGCCCGCCCTCGCCTCCGGCAGCGAGCGGGACAAGTCCAAGCTGAGAGCCCTCAAGTGCAGGCAGTGCAGCTACACCTCCCCTTACTTCTATGCATTGAGGAAGCATATTAAGAAGGACCACCCGAATCTGAAGGCCACGGTGACATCCATACTGAGATGGGCGTTTCTGGACGGCTTGATAGAAGCTGGTTATCACTGTGAATGGTGCATTTATTCACACACAGAGCCAAGTGGCTTGCTTGTGCATTACCAAAGGAGACATCCCGAGCATTATGTTGATTATACCTACATGGCAACCAAGCTCTGGGCAGGTCCCGATCCTTCCCCTCCTGCTCTAGTGATGCCAACAGAGATGAAGACTTATAAATGCAGAGATTGCATTTTTGAAGCGTCTTCTATTTGGGATATTACTAATCACTACCAAGCATTTCACCCTTGGGCCATGAATGGAGATGAATCTGTGTTGTTAGATATCATTAAGGAGAAAGATACTTCTGACAAAACCATgccacagcctgatgaaggtgGGGTCAGGATAGACTCTGAGGACCAGATAGCGGCACCACAGATGGATCAGGATGCGGAGTGTGCAGAGGATCCCAGCCTTTCCCATGAAAAAACTGTCCAGCTGGCTTCTGCAAATCCTGCCATCTCCTCCACTCCATACCAGTGTACAGTGTGCCAATCTGAGTACAACAACCTGCATGGCCTCCTGACACATTATGGCAAAAAGCACCCTGGCATGAAAGTGAAGGCAGCGGACTTTGCTCAGGATATAGACATTAACCCAGGGGCTGTGTACAAGTGCAGACACTGCCCATACATTAACACACGTATTCATGGCGTCCTCACACACTACCAGAAGCGGCACCCATCAGTAAAAGTCACTGCTGAAGACTTTGTGCATGACGTGGAGCAGTCAACTGACATTGCTCAGAACGACGTGGAAGAGACAAGCAGGATTTTCAAGCAAGGCTATGGGGCTTACCGCTGCAAACTCTGCCCCTACACCCACGGGACCCTTGAGAAGCTGAAAATCCACTATGAGAAGTACCACAATCAACCCGAATTTGATGTTTTTGCCCAGTCACCACCAAAGGTGTCTGCCTCAGTGGAGCCAGACATGGTGACTGAAATCAAGGCCTCCCCAGAAATTGCTGCTGAGGATGTTGGAGAGGTGTCCATGCCGGCGCCCCATTTCTCTAGTTCTCACTTAGTGTCTCACACAGTTTTCCGGTGTCAGCTCTGTAAATATTTCTGCTCCACCCGGAAGGGGATAGCAAGACACTACCGCATCAAACACAACAACGTCCGGGCGCAGCCAGAGGGCAAGAACAACCTCTTCAAGTGTGCTTTGTGCTCCTACACCAACCCCATCCGCAAAGGGCTCGCGGCACACTACCAGAAAAGACATGACATTGATGCTTACTACACTCACTGCCTGGCAGCCTCCAGGACAGTAAGCGACAAACCCAATAAAGTGATCATTCCATCTCCTCCCAAGGATGACACGCCTCAGCTCAGCGAGGAGCTGAGGAGGGCTGTAGAGAAGAAGAAGTGCTCACTCTGTTCCTTCCAGTCCTTCAGCAAGAAGGGCATAGTGTCCCACTACATGAAGCGTCACCCTGGTGTTTTCCCTAAGAAGCAGCATGCCAGCAAGCTGGGGGGGTACTTCACTGCCGTGTACGCTGATGAGCACGAAAAGCCAGCTCCAGCCGAGGACAGGAATGACTTTGAAAAGCCTGAGGTGGAGGCTGAGGCTCAGGAAATCGAGTGGCTTCCCTTCAGGTGCATTAAATGTTTCAAGCTGTCCTTCAGCacggcagagctgctgtgcatgCATTACACTGACCACCACAGCAAGGATTTGAAGAGGGACTTTTCCATACTTGGAAGTGGCACCCGCTCTCAGAGCCCTGTCTACCAGTGCAAGCACTGTGATACAAAATTGCATAGCACGGCAGAGCTGACTGCACACTTGAATGGTCACAATGAGGAATTCCAGAAGCGTGCCAAACGTcaggagaggaggaagcagctttTGAGCAAGCAGAAATATGCAGATGGTGCTTTTGCAGATTTCAAACAAGAGAGGGTAAGGATTTGTGTGTCTGGTCTCTTTctctgccccctgctccccaccaGGGAGCCCACCAATGCCCACTTGCATGTTGTCTTTGACAGCCAAATGGCCACAGGCTAATGAATGACTCAGAGTGCCAGTGAGCTCCATA
Above is a window of Lonchura striata isolate bLonStr1 chromosome Z, bLonStr1.mat, whole genome shotgun sequence DNA encoding:
- the ZNF462 gene encoding zinc finger protein 462 isoform X1, whose protein sequence is MEVLQCDGCDFRAPSYEDLKAHIQDVHTAFLQPTDVSEESPTQPRSGSINASNQTEVEFSSVKDEFAIADDIAGQNATSQMGTGSYYSQSQTFYGQHMAPNPKPTSKFFQCKFCVRYFRSKNLLIEHTRKVHGAQAGGSSVGPPTSSSLNYNIMMHEGFGKVFSCQFCTYKSPRRARIIKHQKMYHKNNLKESSAPAAAAAAAAAAAAAAAAAAAVSESTSASVPVQEPCKELPAEVVERSILESMVKPLTKSRGNFCCEWCSYQTPRRERWCDHMMKKHRSMVKILSSLRQQQDGTGAPEVQSKSAQSASPNSNYMSMNTTGREMSSANVSNFRGSMGNSLIRPNSSTSSKFSSVSYPQMKPKSPHNSGMVNLSDRSRYGIADMTNSSADLETSSMLNDSSSDEELNEMDSENGLNSMDHQTSGMSAEQLMGSDGNKLLETKGIPFRRYMNRFQCPFCPFLTMHRRSISRHIENIHLSGKTAVYKCDECPFTCKSSLKLGAHKQCHTGTASDWDTMNSQAESIASSLNDSTVSYESGNINGRKSAGMMEPVQPQPPQPQPQQPQQQQQQSPQPHSQHPYKCTLCNYSTTTLKGLRVHQQHKHSFCDNLPKYDGPPSNAPQESEADAHPSASTVKKSQTSILGLSSKNNFVAKAPRKVSNDFPLDLSPVKKRTRIDEIASNLQSKISQNKQQEDAVINVEDDEEEEEDNEVEIEVELDREEEQSEPMIEVSSSYAPQQMWGREANDSQKETSFRSMQHDYNSTNGAEIELTLSEDEEDYYSAVSMKDHQSPNASVLGSQSNIYGTDQNNENSEFTDSGRLYYCKHCDFSNKSARSVSTHYQRMHPYIKFSFRYILDPNDHSAVYRCLECYIDYTNFEDLQQHYGEHHPEAMNVLNFDHSDLIYRCRFCSYTSPNVRSLMPHYQRMHPTVKINNAMIFSSYVVEQQEGLNTESQTLREILNSAPKTMATSTPVARGTGVPAGFNKSATKSFSPECENQKEPSVNTVVVYDCDVCSFASPNMHSVLVHYQKKHPEEKASYFRIQKTMRVVSVDRGSALAQMSFELGAPISPKLSNLASQPPPPPPPPPDLSTELYYCKHCSYSNRSVVGVLVHYQKRHPEIKVTAKYIRQAPPTAAMMRAGELPPGIQRPPMSMQQLGRGGSESSVNPPENEMFFCQHCDYGNRTVKGVLIHYQKKHRDFKANADVIRQHTATIRSLCDRGQKKSAGSLPALASGSERDKSKLRALKCRQCSYTSPYFYALRKHIKKDHPNLKATVTSILRWAFLDGLIEAGYHCEWCIYSHTEPSGLLVHYQRRHPEHYVDYTYMATKLWAGPDPSPPALVMPTEMKTYKCRDCIFEASSIWDITNHYQAFHPWAMNGDESVLLDIIKEKDTSDKTMPQPDEGGVRIDSEDQIAAPQMDQDAECAEDPSLSHEKTVQLASANPAISSTPYQCTVCQSEYNNLHGLLTHYGKKHPGMKVKAADFAQDIDINPGAVYKCRHCPYINTRIHGVLTHYQKRHPSVKVTAEDFVHDVEQSTDIAQNDVEETSRIFKQGYGAYRCKLCPYTHGTLEKLKIHYEKYHNQPEFDVFAQSPPKVSASVEPDMVTEIKASPEIAAEDVGEVSMPAPHFSSSHLVSHTVFRCQLCKYFCSTRKGIARHYRIKHNNVRAQPEGKNNLFKCALCSYTNPIRKGLAAHYQKRHDIDAYYTHCLAASRTVSDKPNKVIIPSPPKDDTPQLSEELRRAVEKKKCSLCSFQSFSKKGIVSHYMKRHPGVFPKKQHASKLGGYFTAVYADEHEKPAPAEDRNDFEKPEVEAEAQEIEWLPFRCIKCFKLSFSTAELLCMHYTDHHSKDLKRDFSILGSGTRSQSPVYQCKHCDTKLHSTAELTAHLNGHNEEFQKRAKRQERRKQLLSKQKYADGAFADFKQERAFGHLEDVSKLKERKVVGYKCKFCVEVHPTLRAICNHLRKHVQYGNVSSVSATVKGLRSHERSHLALAMFAREDKYSCQYCSFVSAFRHNLDRHMQTHHGHHKPFRCKLCPFKSSYNSRLKTHILKAHAGEHAYKCSSCSFSTMTISQLKEHSLKVHGKALTLPRPRIVNLAASHAHHTSKNHTPAEEVEDSNDSSYSEPPDVQQQLNHYQSAALARNNNNISPIPLSGSAAGVEKAEAILNCEFCEFSSGYIQSIRRHYRDKHGGKKLFKCKDCSFYTGFKSAFTMHVEAGHSAVPEEGPKDLRCPLCLYHTKYKRNMIDHIVLHREERVVPIEVCRSKLSKYLQGVVFRCDKCTFTCSSDESLQQHIEKHNELKPYKCQLCYYETKHTEELDAHLRDEHKVSRNFELVGRVNLDQLEQMKGKTESSSSDEEEKEEELSPKAQERDPMMFPDSSAPEKRFPCEFCGRSFTEGSEWERHVLRHGMALSESKHRSGEDSQPKEDGEETPSTLPEEKEGIETMVVDYSHGGETAVSMVPADQPLLDTPEAKSE
- the ZNF462 gene encoding zinc finger protein 462 isoform X2 — translated: MEVLQCDGCDFRAPSYEDLKAHIQDVHTAFLQPTDVSEESPTQPRSGSINASNQTEVEFSSVKDEFAIADDIAGQNATSQMGTGSYYSQSQTFYGQHMAPNPKPTSKFFQCKFCVRYFRSKNLLIEHTRKVHGAQAGGSSVGPPTSSSLNYNIMMHEGFGKVFSCQFCTYKSPRRARIIKHQKMYHKNNLKESSAPAAAAAAAAAAAAAAAAAAAVSESTSASVPVQEPCKELPAEVVERSILESMVKPLTKSRGNFCCEWCSYQTPRRERWCDHMMKKHRSMVKILSSLRQQQDGTGAPEVQSKSAQSASPNSNYMSMNTTGREMSSANVSNFRGSMGNSLIRPNSSTSSKFSSVSYPQMKPKSPHNSGMVNLSDRSRYGIADMTNSSADLETSSMLNDSSSDEELNEMDSENGLNSMDHQTSGMSAEQLMGSDGNKLLETKGIPFRRYMNRFQCPFCPFLTMHRRSISRHIENIHLSGKTAVYKCDECPFTCKSSLKLGAHKQCHTGTASDWDTMNSQAESIASSLNDSTVSYESGNINGRKSAGMMEPVQPQPPQPQPQQPQQQQQQSPQPHSQHPYKCTLCNYSTTTLKGLRVHQQHKHSFCDNLPKYDGPPSNAPQESEADAHPSASTVKKSQTSILGLSSKNNFVAKAPRKVSNDFPLDLSPVKKRTRIDEIASNLQSKISQNKQQEDAVINVEDDEEEEEDNEVEIEVELDREEEQSEPMIEVSSSYAPQQMWGREANDSQKETSFRSMQHDYNSTNGAEIELTLSEDEEDYYSAVSMKDHQSPNASVLGSQSNIYGTDQNNENSEFTDSGRLYYCKHCDFSNKSARSVSTHYQRMHPYIKFSFRYILDPNDHSAVYRCLECYIDYTNFEDLQQHYGEHHPEAMNVLNFDHSDLIYRCRFCSYTSPNVRSLMPHYQRMHPTVKINNAMIFSSYVVEQQEGLNTESQTLREILNSAPKTMATSTPVARGTGVPAGFNKSATKSFSPECENQKEPSVNTVVVYDCDVCSFASPNMHSVLVHYQKKHPEEKASYFRIQKTMRVVSVDRGSALAQMSFELGAPISPKLSNLASQPPPPPPPPPDLSTELYYCKHCSYSNRSVVGVLVHYQKRHPEIKVTAKYIRQAPPTAAMMRAGELPPGIQRPPMSMQQLGRGGSESSVNPPENEMFFCQHCDYGNRTVKGVLIHYQKKHRDFKANADVIRQHTATIRSLCDRGQKKSAGSLPALASGSERDKSKLRALKCRQCSYTSPYFYALRKHIKKDHPNLKATVTSILRWAFLDGLIEAGYHCEWCIYSHTEPSGLLVHYQRRHPEHYVDYTYMATKLWAGPDPSPPALVMPTEMKTYKCRDCIFEASSIWDITNHYQAFHPWAMNGDESVLLDIIKEKDTSDKTMPQPDEGGVRIDSEDQIAAPQMDQDAECAEDPSLSHEKTVQLASANPAISSTPYQCTVCQSEYNNLHGLLTHYGKKHPGMKVKAADFAQDIDINPGAVYKCRHCPYINTRIHGVLTHYQKRHPSVKVTAEDFVHDVEQSTDIAQNDVEETSRIFKQGYGAYRCKLCPYTHGTLEKLKIHYEKYHNQPEFDVFAQSPPKVSASVEPDMVTEIKASPEIAAEDVGEVSMPAPHFSSSHLVSHTVFRCQLCKYFCSTRKGIARHYRIKHNNVRAQPEGKNNLFKCALCSYTNPIRKGLAAHYQKRHDIDAYYTHCLAASRTVSDKPNKVIIPSPPKDDTPQLSEELRRAVEKKKCSLCSFQSFSKKGIVSHYMKRHPGVFPKKQHASKLGGYFTAVYADEHEKPAPAEDRNDFEKPEVEAEAQEIEWLPFRCIKCFKLSFSTAELLCMHYTDHHSKDLKRDFSILGSGTRSQSPVYQCKHCDTKLHSTAELTAHLNGHNEEFQKRAKRQERRKQLLSKQKYADGAFADFKQERAFGHLEDVSKLKERKVVGYKCKFCVEVHPTLRAICNHLRKHVQYGNVSSVSATVKGLRSHERSHLALAMFAREDKYSCQYCSFVSAFRHNLDRHMQTHHGHHKPFRCKLCPFKSSYNSRLKTHILKAHADSSYSEPPDVQQQLNHYQSAALARNNNNISPIPLSGSAAGVEKAEAILNCEFCEFSSGYIQSIRRHYRDKHGGKKLFKCKDCSFYTGFKSAFTMHVEAGHSAVPEEGPKDLRCPLCLYHTKYKRNMIDHIVLHREERVVPIEVCRSKLSKYLQGVVFRCDKCTFTCSSDESLQQHIEKHNELKPYKCQLCYYETKHTEELDAHLRDEHKVSRNFELVGRVNLDQLEQMKGKTESSSSDEEEKEEELSPKAQERDPMMFPDSSAPEKRFPCEFCGRSFTEGSEWERHVLRHGMALSESKHRSGEDSQPKEDGEETPSTLPEEKEGIETMVVDYSHGGETAVSMVPADQPLLDTPEAKSE